CGGCTGATGGGTACGGCGCCGGACCGGCTGCTCCTGGCTCCGAAGTGGGAGAAGGGGCCCCGCGGGATGGCGGCGGAGCTGACGGCGGAGCTTGCCCGGCGCCGGAGCTGCCAGGGGTCGCTGTGGAACGGCGGCGGAAGGAGGAAGACGTCGTGAAGGACGACGATCGGGAATACCTCCCGCACTCCACCGGCTGCTTCCTCTGCGGGGAGGAGAACGCATCGGGGGTCCGGGCCCGCTTCTTCGTGGAAGGGGACGAGGTCCGGGGGCGGGTGGCGATCCCCCGCCACATGAACGGATATAAAAACGTCGCGCACGGCGGGATCCTTGCGGCGCTGCTCGACGAGACGATGGGTTGGGCCGCCACCGTGTTCGGGAAGCGCCACCCGATGTACGTGACGGCGGAGCTCACCGTGCGGTACCTTTCCCCGGTGCCGGTGGGGGAGGAGATCTTCATCCGCAGCAGACTGATCGAGGATGCGGGGCGGCTGGCCTACTGCGAGGGGGAGCTCCTCCACGGAGGGAAGGCGCGCGTCCGCGCGAAGGGGAAATTCTCGCCGATGGGGCGCGAGGAGACGGCGGGCGTGCTGCCGTTCCTCA
This DNA window, taken from Thermodesulfobacteriota bacterium, encodes the following:
- a CDS encoding PaaI family thioesterase produces the protein MKDDDREYLPHSTGCFLCGEENASGVRARFFVEGDEVRGRVAIPRHMNGYKNVAHGGILAALLDETMGWAATVFGKRHPMYVTAELTVRYLSPVPVGEEIFIRSRLIEDAGRLAYCEGELLHGGKARVRAKGKFSPMGREETAGVLPFLRFHDCRKYKTMFDAYR